From Aspergillus luchuensis IFO 4308 DNA, chromosome 2, nearly complete sequence:
AGGAAGACGGTGGAGTGGCAGAAGTTGATCAGTaggatggtgaggttgtAGCGGTTGGAGAAGAGCGTTGTAGGGATAATAGGGATCTGCGCGACTCGGGCTTCgtagatgaggaagaggcccGCAGTGAGGACCCCGAAGATAAGGAGACAGATGATTGTGGGGGAAGACCATGGATAGAGTGAGCCGCCTAGTTCGAGGCCGAAGAGAAGCATGAGTGTCGCGCCGACGATGAGGCACAGTCCGATCCAgtcgagggagaggaggccAGCTTTGAGAGGGGTGAGAGACGCGGTGTGTAGTCGtaggaaaaagagaaggcCAAAGAAGGCAAGGCCGCCGATAGGTACTGAAGATGGGGTTTAGAAGAATGGCATCAGGAGGACTGGGGGATAGGACGAACGGTTGATATAGAAGCACCATCGCCAGGTTGAGTAAGTCGTGAACGCGCCACCGATGATGGGTCCGATGGCACCAGCAATCGCCCAGGTTGCGCCGAAAATCCCTAGGTAGGCTGATCGACGACGCACGTTGAACATATCTGAGACGCAGATATTAGCTAGCACGGTGATGCCGCCGCTGCCTACGCCTTGGATAGCGCGGCCCGCGATGACCATATTGACATTGATCGCTACGCCGCAGATCAAGCTGCCGCCCAGAAACAATGCGACGACTGTCATAAGGATCGGTTTGCGGCCCCAAATATCGCTGATACGACCCCACAGCGGCACGCAGGAGGCATTGGCTAGGAGATACGACGAGGCGATCCAGGTGTAGGCGCTGTCGGAAGCTTTGAAATGGGCGACCATCTCTGGAAGGGCCGTTGAGACAATGGTCTGTGGAAGCGTAAGGATTTTGCCATATATGATCGGTTTCATTGACCTACGATGTCTAGCGCTGCCAGGAAAACACATAGCTACGCACGAAGATTAGGCGGTGTACGAGAGAGGGACAGTGATTATACGGATATGCGTACACTCAGGGATGTCATCACAACTGCGACCCTTTGTTTGCTCTGATGATCAGTGGGAAAGACATCCTCCGCTGTTTCAGTAGAAGTGTCTTTTCCCACATCATGCTTGACAtggttggagaggttgtggtCCTCTTCTAGGTGTTGGTACTGTCGAGGGGAGTGGTCTTGCTCTGCATTGACAGCCATGAAACGGAGACTATCgtgaagaataaaaaagaaaggaacgtGACAGCCTctagggaagaggaaaatgCAGTGGTAGCAAAACAAATTCAATGAATGAGCGGCTACGACAAAAAGAGTcaagaaaatcaaataatgaaagagaaggtgTGGTGGGATAGTCTTCTGCAGACAGACGGCGACAAGAGTCCAGACGACTTAATATGTAGGCAGCACTCCTTGACACCTTCAACGGCAGCATGTGGGGAAATAGATCGATCATAGATTTATACAACGTCATGGCTATTTTGGACTCTGATCGCGATGCTGACCACTGGTTGGATCTGCCTATGTTAAGGGTGGAGACATAAGGAGGAACATCAAGAAAGGGGCAGGATAAACATAATGGGGACCCaattggatggatgtccGGCTCAATGTTTTAGACTAGACTACTTACTGGCCGAGGAGCCGGTCGGCAAAACAACAAAAAATTCAACGCAAATAGCCTACAAATGTGGGTCCAGCTCCTTTTTTCTAACTACGTAGCATCGTGCCATGTGGTAATAACGCCGGAATTGCCAGTAAGCTATTGGCATCGGCCCGTGCCGTGAGATGGAAGGAGAGCTGGCGAAGATGCTTGGCTTTCTAGCCGGGTATTCAAGGACCCTAAAAACAAGCCAAGACTGGCGTTCCTGCCCCCATGGCCCCGATATAGGCTACCTACGTATGCCTCCATCGGTTCCTCAAAGTCTGGGCTGCAGCCTTTGGTTTCCTATCCCTCGTAAAGATACCCTTCTTGTTACCATCCACCCTGCTGACCCCTACAGCCGCCTGAAAGTCAGCAAAGTTCCAGACCTGCTCTCCCACCACTGACTCCACACGGTCAAACACCCTATGATACATGTCGAGCAGTTCGACCTGGAACTCCTCGCTCCACGGAAGCCCAAGCACAGAATGGAGGCCAGCAATAGTATCTGCCCCGTATTCTGTCATGACGATGGGCTTGTCGTATTTGCCCTCCCAGCCCAGTAGCTCCTTTTCGAGAGCCGCCTCTGCCTCCTCAATCTCGCCAGTTTGGGTATACCACCCGAAATAGCGGTTGAGGCAGAGAACATTAAACATATCCGAGATTCGATCAAGCTCATAGGTAGCATCTCCGTAATTTGTAAAACAGACTGGACGGGTGGAGTCAAGCTCGTGGGCCAGGTCAACTAGTGGCGCGAAATACTCACGAGCTCCTGCCTCATGCGATGCAGGCTCATTAGCAATCGACCACATGACAACGCTAGCGTGGTTTTTATCCCGAGCAATGAGCTCCCGGACTGCTTGCTTGTGAGCTTCGCGCGTCTTATTGTTGATTCCTTCCGGGGTGAATGTCTGCTGACTGTCCTCGCTGGACTGACCAGCCCCGATGGAGTATGATAGGCCAACGGCGGGTGTCTCGTCAATGACAACAATTCCGTGCCGGTCCGCAAAGTCCATCACCTCTTCGGCGTAGGGGTAGTGTGAGGTGCGGAATGAGTTCGCTCCCATCCAGTTCATCAGCTGAAAATCGTGGACCATGTACGCTGGGTCGTAACCTTTGCCGCGCACGTTACTGTCTTCGTGTTTCCCAAAGCCAGTGAAGTAAAATGGCTTGTCGTTGATGAGAAATTGGTTCCCGCTGACTTTGACTGTGCGTACACCCGTCGCAACACTATAAGTGTCAATTATACTGTCATCCGAGCCCACTATGCTCACTTGAAACTGGTAAAGATATGCATCTCCCGGATGCCACAGTCTGGCAGAATCTATGGTAGCAGTACCACGAGTACCTGATGCCTCGATAAcattccttccatcctcatcgaccacGTTGATCTTGATGCGCTCTGTCGTTGAGTTTGATACAGTGACAAGGTAATCGATCAGCCCGGTTGTGCCATCCACATTAGTGACAACTCTGATGTCCTGGATGTGCTGTTTCGGAACAGAGTACAGTGAGACGGAGCGTGCAAGTCCAGCATAATTGAAGAAATCATGCTGGTAGACCTGCGTTATTTTACCTGTaaactcctccacctcgATCCTGCCCGGAGGGATAGTCTCGTGAGTCAGCACGTTACTTACGGCGATAGTTAGACGGAAGCTATTGCCCGCAGAGACGAGACCCGTGATATCTGCTTCGAAAGGTGTGTAGCCACCCACATGCTCGGCGACCAGATGATCGTTGATATAGATGCGACCATGGTGCGTGGCGGCCTCGACGCGCACGAGATATTGCTGGTGTGACCAGCCACTGGGAACAATAGCCTCGCGCTGGTAGTAAACCCATCCAACATGGTCATGAATCTGACGATCGACAAAGATGTCGTTGTAAGAGGCTGGAACGGGACACTCGAGATTGGTAGCTAATGGTGCTGTCCAGGGCGCGGCCGTCTCATTACCGCTGGATCCGAGAGCGAATTTCCAAAGTCCATCGAGGGAGACTATATCTCTGAAAGGTGTTTGTTGGGGCTTTAGCATTGCTGGTCTCTGCAGGACCGTTTGACGTGGGTGGAAAAGTGAAGGTGTAGAGGTTGCATGTTGGATTAGGGATAATATTGACAATACTATGCGgaacctcatcttcacaaAGTCAAGGTAAGTTTATCAGAAGATTTGATCTTGCCAGGGGTAGGCAAGTCACTATGTGCGATAGTAACGCatcttttaatatagagGCGGCAATTGACTGCTACGCATATACACACCATCGGCTACTGATGCACTTAGCACGTTAGCTATTTGGTAAAGCCTAATTCTTTTATTCCAACAGTAATATCTAGTCAACGGTCCCTTGGCAGTATTGCCAAGATGCTGCCAAGCAcaatcctccttttcttctttgcagaTGTGGTCCCGAAACGGTCCCGAAAAGGGTCCAGGATGCAGCCAAGAACCAGAATGCGGAGAAATTAGAGTGTGCGGTGCCCACGGACCCGATTATTACTATGATCATCAATTGCCGATTCGAGGTGAAATAAATGGGGGTAGTGTAGAGCATGGTGCTTACAGTCATGCCATCAGTGGTTCATCTGTCGATGGCAAACCTATACATACCATCTAACTGTGACTGTATCAGGCTCTCTTATTGCATCGTGTACCCTTCCGAGGGCAAGAGGGTACCCTAACCATAACAATAGTTAGAATCcgatttaatttatttctaacCCAGATGGCAATGTTTCTTGTTCA
This genomic window contains:
- a CDS encoding MDR family MFS transporter (COG:G;~EggNog:ENOG410PKJQ;~InterPro:IPR020846,IPR011701,IPR036259;~PFAM:PF07690,PF06609;~SMCOG1005:Drug resistance transporter, EmrB/QacA;~TransMembrane:14 (i54-80o92-111i123-142o148-169i181-207o213-231i243-267o279-298i319-343o355-374i386-406o412-434i455-472o525-544i);~antiSMASH:Cluster_2.2;~go_function: GO:0022857 - transmembrane transporter activity [Evidence IEA];~go_process: GO:0055085 - transmembrane transport [Evidence IEA]), whose amino-acid sequence is MAVNAEQDHSPRQYQHLEEDHNLSNHVKHDVGKDTSTETAEDVFPTDHQSKQRVAVVMTSLSLCVFLAALDITIVSTALPEMVAHFKASDSAYTWIASSYLLANASCVPLWGRISDIWGRKPILMTVVALFLGGSLICGVAINVNMVIAGRAIQGVGSGGITVLANICVSDMFNVRRRSAYLGIFGATWAIAGAIGPIIGGAFTTYSTWRWCFYINLPIGGLAFFGLLFFLRLHTASLTPLKAGLLSLDWIGLCLIVGATLMLLFGLELGGSLYPWSSPTIICLLIFGVLTAGLFLIYEARVAQIPIIPTTLFSNRYNLTILLINFCHSTVFLGSCFYLPVYFQNILLASSLLSGVYLLPLVGALAVSSGLAGFVMRTTGRSREAIILGMFLATLGYGLFIDLPATKSWPRIILFQIVAGLGIGPNFQATLIALQANTTPAELSRGTGTFSFVRQLAAAISVVVGSVLYARAVSGKRGEMAAVLGETLAQEIVEASTAAAAIVETLPVGEDRAVVFQALTAALRWVWVFYTAVAGVGLILSLSLRDIRLGDAHRKATDEEIEGREMERGDT
- a CDS encoding uncharacterized protein (CAZy:GH2;~COG:G;~EggNog:ENOG410PKJX;~InterPro:IPR006103,IPR006102,IPR006101,IPR006104, IPR036156,IPR008979,IPR017853,IPR013783,IPR023230, IPR023232;~PFAM:PF00703,PF02836,PF02837;~antiSMASH:Cluster_2.2;~go_function: GO:0004553 - hydrolase activity, hydrolyzing O-glycosyl compounds [Evidence IEA];~go_process: GO:0005975 - carbohydrate metabolic process [Evidence IEA]), translating into MLKPQQTPFRDIVSLDGLWKFALGSSGNETAAPWTAPLATNLECPVPASYNDIFVDRQIHDHVGWVYYQREAIVPSGWSHQQYLVRVEAATHHGRIYINDHLVAEHVGGYTPFEADITGLVSAGNSFRLTIAVSNVLTHETIPPGRIEVEEFTGKITQVYQHDFFNYAGLARSVSLYSVPKQHIQDIRVVTNVDGTTGLIDYLVTVSNSTTERIKINVVDEDGRNVIEASGTRGTATIDSARLWHPGDAYLYQFQVSIVGSDDSIIDTYSVATGVRTVKVSGNQFLINDKPFYFTGFGKHEDSNVRGKGYDPAYMVHDFQLMNWMGANSFRTSHYPYAEEVMDFADRHGIVVIDETPAVGLSYSIGAGQSSEDSQQTFTPEGINNKTREAHKQAVRELIARDKNHASVVMWSIANEPASHEAGAREYFAPLVDLAHELDSTRPVCFTNYGDATYELDRISDMFNVLCLNRYFGWYTQTGEIEEAEAALEKELLGWEGKYDKPIVMTEYGADTIAGLHSVLGLPWSEEFQVELLDMYHRVFDRVESVVGEQVWNFADFQAAVGVSRVDGNKKGIFTRDRKPKAAAQTLRNRWRHT